Genomic window (Acidobacteriota bacterium):
GAATCCTGGAATCCTGGAATCTTGGAATCTTGGAATCTTGAATCCTGGAATCCTGGAATCCTGGAATCTCGATTCTCGATTCTCGAATCAATCAGGTCGATCCGGCTGCGGGGCGATCGACATAAAATCGACGGTGAACCGCCGTATGTACTCTTCGAGCAGATAACGCAGGCGAAGCTGATCATCCGAGCGCAGGACGAGTCCGACGTGATGCTCGCGGCGCGGGCGGAAAAAAATCTCGGGATCGACATACTCGGACGTATCGGGAAACTCCTGTCGCGCGAGCGAGACGACGATTCCGCCGAATTCTTTGCGGGTCGCCTTCGGGACATATGCGTCGCCATCGGGAGCCGCTTCGATCCTCGCCCATTCGCGCCATATGTTCAGGCCGCAAGCGGCCTCGAACGCCTCGGCGGTATAAGCGCCGCCGACACGCGCGCCGACCTCAAGAAAGTAAAACTCCCCGTCATACCGGCTTTTGATGAATTCCGCGTGCGTCGCACCGTGCTTCAGTCCGAATGCCTTCAGAACCCGCTTGTTAGCCTTCAAGAGTTGTTTCCGTTCGTCGGAGTCGTACTCGATGGTATAGGAACTCGAGACGCCGCCGTTGACCGCGATCTCGAGCGGCGCCGAGCCATATCGGTTCGCGCACGCAACCTCGACCTTGCCGTCGCTGACCAGCGAATCGACGTGGAAGACGTCGCCTTC
Coding sequences:
- a CDS encoding ATP-grasp domain-containing protein, which produces MKPQKHTIFCLASYFKGNDFLRECKALGHRVYLLTRESKVGDDWARESLDGIIPVPDDGHISSFLNAAIEAARMVKPTRIVALEEGDVITAGRLREYFCIRGMFSSRARLFRDKLAMRATGERHGIPQARFVNTLNYQEIGEFMERVAGPWVLKPRADASAIGIKKYLHTERVWRAVDGLNSNPDPHERADAYLLEEFIEGDVFHVDSLVSDGKVEVACANRYGSAPLEIAVNGGVSSSYTIEYDSDERKQLLKANKRVLKAFGLKHGATHAEFIKSRYDGEFYFLEVGARVGGAYTAEAFEAACGLNIWREWARIEAAPDGDAYVPKATRKEFGGIVVSLARQEFPDTSEYVDPEIFFRPRREHHVGLVLRSDDQLRLRYLLEEYIRRFTVDFMSIAPQPDRPD